Proteins encoded by one window of Girardinichthys multiradiatus isolate DD_20200921_A chromosome 14, DD_fGirMul_XY1, whole genome shotgun sequence:
- the LOC124881017 gene encoding hyaluronan and proteoglycan link protein 4-like produces the protein MAAFLPASLIRTLLFLSCFLLVSVDQIIITVKPGEEVILTCRPAEKKDVLVVEWNRIDLGSDQFVLLYKDKQFDPEGQFLSFKNRVDLKNVKNGDVSLVLKNVTTDDTGTYECRVAQRGNDLDTDLISIIDLIVQGESVCFWIRTSSSFLVLDMRETSQIRC, from the exons ATGGCTGCTTTTTTACCTGCGTCACTCATCAGGACTCTGCTGTTTCTCAGCTGCTTCCTGCTTGTTTCTGTTG ATCAGATAATCATCACAGTTAAACCTGGAGAAGAAGTTATTCTGACATGTAGACCAGCTGAGAAGAAAGATGTTCTAGTTGTAGAGTGGAACAGAATTGATCTGGGGTCAGATCAGTTTGTTCTTTTATACAAAGACAAGCAGTTTGATCCAGAGGGTCAATTTCTATCCTTTAAGAACCGGGTGGATCTGAAGAACGTGAAGAATGGAGACGTGTCTTTGGTTCTGAAGAACGTGACGACTGATGATACAGGAACATATGAGTGTCGAGTCGCTCAGAGAGGAAATGATCTAGACACTGACCTCATCAGCATTATTGACCTGATAGTTCAAGGTGAGTCTGTTTGTTTCTGGATCAGAACTTCCAGCAGCTTCCTGGTTCTTGACATGAGAGAAACATCTCAGATCAGATGTTAG